GTAACCTCTCTTATGACGTTACACAAGAAGATTTAAGTGGTATTTTTGCAGAATATGGTACTGTAAAGCGAGTACAAGTACCTACTGACCGTGAAACAGGTCGTCCGCGAGGCTTTGCTTTTGTGGAAATGGGAACTGAAGCGGAAGAAACAGCTGCCATTGAAGCTCTCGACGGTGCTGAGTGGATGGGCCGCGACCTGAAAGTAAATAAGGCTAAACCCAAGGAAGATAGAGGTGATAGAGGTTCCTTTGGTGGAAACCGAGGAGGATACGGCGGTGGCGGCGGACGCGGTGGACGCTACTAACTTTGGAAACAAAAAAAATTTACCAATAGTCTTAAGGTCAGACAAACAACAGTCTGTCTTTTTTTTGTAATGTTCCCACCTGATTAAGTCAACTTAGTAGGAGAAGTAATGACCCAAGTAATTGTCGGTGACAATGAACACATTGAATCAGCCTTACGACGATTTAAGCGAGAAGTTTCCAAGGCTGGAATTTTTCCAGACATGAGAAAGCATCGTCATTTTGAAACACCCTTAGAAAAACGCAAGCGCAAAGAAGTCGCCAA
The Nostoc punctiforme PCC 73102 genome window above contains:
- a CDS encoding RNA recognition motif domain-containing protein; the protein is MSIYVGNLSYDVTQEDLSGIFAEYGTVKRVQVPTDRETGRPRGFAFVEMGTEAEETAAIEALDGAEWMGRDLKVNKAKPKEDRGDRGSFGGNRGGYGGGGGRGGRY
- the rpsU gene encoding 30S ribosomal protein S21; protein product: MTQVIVGDNEHIESALRRFKREVSKAGIFPDMRKHRHFETPLEKRKRKEVAKHRQSKRSFRN